A window of the Desulfobacula toluolica Tol2 genome harbors these coding sequences:
- a CDS encoding IS4 family transposase, which yields MAHISIPKHKIQSLTFDKFKFPLVKLLTLAPELHSRGDRPLKMTFEDQLNALVYFHLQEHKSARHLIQDLDENEFAKQNIAPDGGISRSSFSEIINGRGLEQLQFIFENLYNQAVGVLPKAHAELGDLVSIDGSLIDAVLSMHWADYRKNSKKAKAHCGFDINHGIPNKIFLTEGNGGERPFVSRILSKGQTGVMDRGYQSHKDFDLLQEESKHFVCRIKARTTRTIVKQNAIKPDSHVFYDAATLLGTPNQNQTKNPVRVVGYEISGVKYYVATDRHDLTAEQVASVYKLRWTIENFFKWWKEHLKVYHLIARSEYGLMVQILGGLITYLLMAIYCQEQFNEKVSIKRVRQLRTTILNELMNGQNLDRGNSNGNNIVKDQKNLKQAKT from the coding sequence ATGGCGCATATCTCAATCCCTAAACATAAAATTCAGTCCCTGACTTTTGACAAGTTCAAGTTCCCTTTGGTAAAGTTGCTCACACTTGCACCCGAACTACACTCACGAGGAGACCGTCCATTAAAAATGACCTTTGAAGATCAATTAAACGCTCTGGTATACTTCCACCTCCAAGAGCACAAATCCGCCCGACATCTGATTCAAGATCTGGATGAAAATGAATTTGCCAAACAAAACATCGCTCCCGATGGTGGAATTAGCAGAAGTAGCTTCTCTGAAATAATAAATGGACGGGGCCTTGAGCAATTACAGTTCATCTTCGAAAATCTCTATAACCAGGCAGTGGGCGTGCTACCAAAAGCTCACGCTGAATTAGGTGATTTAGTCTCTATTGATGGCAGTTTGATTGATGCTGTACTCTCAATGCACTGGGCTGACTACAGAAAAAATTCTAAAAAGGCCAAAGCGCATTGTGGATTTGATATCAATCACGGCATTCCAAATAAAATATTCCTGACTGAAGGTAACGGCGGAGAGCGCCCTTTTGTGAGCCGCATCCTTTCTAAAGGGCAAACTGGTGTCATGGACCGGGGTTATCAATCTCATAAAGATTTTGATCTCCTCCAGGAAGAGAGCAAACACTTTGTCTGCCGTATTAAAGCAAGAACAACCAGGACAATAGTTAAACAAAATGCTATCAAACCCGACAGCCATGTATTCTATGATGCCGCAACGCTGCTTGGCACACCAAATCAAAACCAGACAAAAAATCCAGTACGGGTGGTCGGCTATGAGATTTCCGGGGTTAAATATTATGTTGCAACAGACCGACATGATTTAACGGCGGAACAAGTGGCAAGTGTTTATAAACTCAGGTGGACCATTGAAAATTTTTTCAAATGGTGGAAAGAACACTTAAAAGTTTACCATCTCATAGCCCGCAGTGAGTATGGTCTCATGGTTCAGATACTCGGAGGCCTTATCACATATTTACTGATGGCCATATACTGCCAGGAACAGTTTAATGAAAAAGTATCAATCAAAAGGGTCCGGCAATTGAGGACCACAATTTTGAACGAACTGATGAATGGCCAGAATCTGGACCGGGGTAATTCCAATGGGAACAATATTGTCAAAGATCAAAAAAATTTAAAGCAAGCAAAAACCTAA
- a CDS encoding IS4 family transposase — translation MNQHLFNFFYKYFKNSKKWCGLNLLAVDGSTLKLFKYKNIEDHFGTMKPTNGSKVPMARISQMFDVLNKVTVDAIITPYQIGERELLCQHMLNLMPNDLLLLDRGYPAYWLFNLILSRGGNFCARISKQWKIVQNFINSGASETMITLNASYQSKKECLDIGLDVHPLRLRLIRVELDSGEIEVLITSLTDEKRYPKKIFKDLYHLRWPVEVDYLFMKERIQVGNFSGESALSVYQDFHSKIFTKNLIWVLASPTEEAVKQASEGNKHEQQLNMTQAISKSKDTLILLFERPIEMIASLIQQIHSVFMNATEPIRPGRKFKRKHKVNKREYHMNLKPCR, via the coding sequence TTGAACCAGCACCTTTTTAATTTTTTTTATAAATATTTTAAAAATTCTAAAAAATGGTGCGGACTCAATCTCCTTGCGGTAGATGGTTCAACTCTTAAACTCTTTAAATATAAAAATATAGAAGATCATTTCGGCACGATGAAGCCAACGAATGGCTCCAAGGTTCCTATGGCGCGTATATCACAGATGTTTGATGTTCTAAACAAGGTAACTGTCGATGCCATTATCACCCCGTACCAAATCGGTGAAAGAGAATTGTTGTGTCAGCACATGCTAAATTTGATGCCAAATGATTTGTTGCTTTTGGACCGTGGATACCCAGCTTATTGGCTTTTTAATCTAATTTTATCAAGGGGTGGTAATTTTTGTGCCCGGATTTCTAAACAGTGGAAAATAGTACAGAATTTTATCAATTCCGGGGCAAGCGAGACCATGATAACTCTCAATGCTTCGTATCAGTCAAAAAAAGAATGCTTGGATATAGGACTTGATGTACACCCCCTACGTTTGCGTCTCATCCGTGTCGAATTGGATTCCGGCGAAATTGAAGTTCTTATTACATCACTAACCGATGAGAAACGTTATCCTAAAAAAATATTCAAGGATTTGTACCATCTACGCTGGCCAGTAGAAGTTGACTATTTATTCATGAAAGAACGTATTCAAGTCGGGAATTTTTCGGGGGAATCAGCGCTATCTGTTTATCAAGATTTCCATTCTAAGATTTTCACTAAAAATTTAATTTGGGTTCTTGCTTCACCTACTGAAGAGGCTGTAAAGCAGGCAAGTGAAGGGAACAAGCACGAACAACAGTTAAATATGACTCAGGCCATTTCAAAATCGAAAGATACGCTTATATTGCTTTTTGAAAGACCTATTGAAATGATAGCTTCACTAATTCAGCAAATCCATTCTGTTTTCATGAATGCTACTGAACCAATTCGTCCTGGTCGAAAATTCAAACGGAAACACAAAGTCAACAAACGCGAGTATCATATGAATCTAAAACCTTGTCGTTAA
- a CDS encoding CHAT domain-containing protein, with translation MNNDIKTLPLFQPKLILTLVIVFCLGNLLPGDRNVAWSAAEPIIVTSSADHRSSQSMEAFRRGNYKLAASHWMKAVSLYNASGMIDEKINALIQLANAYQVLGLHCRSLETLRRAEELTQEINDRARLAAILGSQGNAYFSIGAVKQAGRHLEDSIAMAREAGRPDIEAATLNNLGNLLTVQKEYGEALDEYDKCINLSKKTGNQLLATKALINAARAAVRWLNPKEMETYLEPALEQTRELEDSHDKAYGLVALGQIFHTIGSEFTHSPNLWRNRTYQALIEAVAIADTIGNPRVKSYALGYLGQLYEDEKRIDEALYLTRRAIFAAQQVSAPEILYLWQRQTGRLLRVKGDIDGAIATYRHAMKNLQTIRQDLSTTYQGSDISFRDRGGQIFLEMADLLLKRAETRTNPTAIQDDLKEVRDTIEHLRKAELCDYFQDPCITTLQEKKIQLERLEGIAGHTAVVYPIFFPDRLELLLNLPDETIKRFIVTTNRNELKKGTIIFRRALEKNWKEYKPYAQRLYNWLIRPLEGELTARRIDTLVFIPDDFLRTIPMAALHDGNRFLIGKYAVAIMPGRLTFIKPNLVKEEKARPLLTGLTKSVQNNPPLPKVAEELKTIQELYGGKKLLDENFNIKNLEQELKNIPYTIVHMATHGKFKDNISESYLWTYDGKLTMNDLETLVGLSRFRENPVDLLTLSACETAAGDDRAALGLAGVAVKAGACSALASLWFVGDEVAALLIPEFYRQLKAPGVSKAEALRQAQLKMLTHGVLSVSLREIYSRVCYQWFSIQHEVQHECCEP, from the coding sequence TTGAATAATGACATAAAAACCCTTCCTCTTTTCCAGCCGAAGCTGATATTAACGCTGGTTATCGTATTCTGTCTGGGAAATCTTTTGCCCGGAGACCGGAATGTGGCATGGTCGGCTGCAGAGCCCATCATAGTAACCTCGTCGGCAGACCACCGAAGCTCTCAAAGCATGGAAGCGTTCCGGCGGGGCAATTATAAACTGGCTGCGAGCCATTGGATGAAAGCTGTCAGTCTCTACAATGCATCAGGGATGATTGACGAGAAGATCAATGCCTTGATTCAGCTGGCCAATGCCTATCAGGTTTTGGGGCTGCACTGTCGTTCTTTGGAAACTCTCCGCCGTGCAGAGGAACTGACACAGGAGATCAATGATCGGGCTCGTTTGGCCGCCATTCTGGGCAGTCAAGGCAACGCGTATTTTTCGATCGGAGCGGTGAAACAAGCCGGACGTCATTTAGAGGACAGCATTGCCATGGCTCGTGAGGCAGGCAGGCCTGATATCGAAGCCGCGACCTTGAACAACCTGGGCAATCTCCTGACCGTCCAAAAAGAATATGGCGAAGCCCTTGACGAATATGACAAGTGCATCAATCTATCCAAGAAGACCGGCAATCAACTGCTTGCCACGAAAGCATTAATCAATGCTGCGAGGGCTGCGGTTCGATGGTTGAATCCCAAAGAAATGGAAACTTACCTTGAACCGGCCTTAGAGCAGACGCGAGAACTGGAGGACTCCCATGATAAAGCTTATGGACTGGTCGCCTTGGGGCAAATTTTCCACACGATTGGCTCTGAGTTTACGCACTCTCCCAATCTATGGCGAAACCGCACTTACCAGGCACTTATTGAGGCAGTCGCCATTGCTGACACAATCGGGAATCCTCGCGTGAAATCCTATGCGTTGGGTTATCTCGGGCAACTCTACGAGGATGAGAAACGCATTGATGAAGCTTTATACCTGACACGCAGAGCCATCTTCGCTGCTCAACAGGTAAGCGCTCCGGAGATCCTTTATTTGTGGCAGAGGCAAACCGGACGTCTGTTAAGGGTCAAGGGAGATATTGATGGAGCCATTGCAACATATCGGCACGCTATGAAAAATCTTCAGACAATCCGTCAGGATCTTTCCACCACTTACCAAGGCAGTGATATTTCCTTTCGAGACAGGGGCGGACAGATCTTTCTGGAGATGGCAGACTTATTGCTCAAGCGAGCTGAAACTCGCACAAATCCGACAGCTATTCAGGATGACTTGAAAGAGGTTCGGGATACAATCGAGCATTTAAGAAAAGCCGAGTTATGCGACTACTTTCAAGATCCATGCATAACGACATTGCAAGAGAAAAAAATCCAGCTTGAGCGCCTTGAAGGTATTGCAGGTCACACGGCCGTAGTATACCCGATTTTTTTTCCTGACCGCCTGGAATTACTGCTGAATCTGCCGGATGAGACGATAAAACGATTTATAGTAACAACAAACAGAAACGAGCTGAAGAAAGGGACTATAATCTTTCGCAGGGCATTAGAAAAAAACTGGAAAGAATATAAACCGTATGCCCAAAGGCTTTATAACTGGCTCATCAGGCCCCTTGAAGGTGAACTGACAGCTCGAAGAATCGACACGTTGGTCTTTATTCCAGACGACTTCCTGCGCACCATTCCCATGGCTGCCCTCCACGACGGCAACCGTTTTCTGATCGGCAAATACGCCGTGGCGATCATGCCGGGACGACTGACTTTTATTAAACCCAATTTAGTCAAAGAGGAAAAAGCCCGGCCATTGTTGACTGGCCTGACAAAATCGGTGCAAAACAATCCGCCCCTGCCAAAGGTTGCTGAGGAACTTAAAACCATTCAGGAATTATACGGAGGCAAGAAGTTGCTTGATGAGAATTTTAATATCAAAAACCTGGAGCAAGAGCTCAAAAATATTCCTTATACGATCGTCCATATGGCAACCCATGGAAAATTTAAAGATAATATCAGTGAATCCTACTTGTGGACTTACGATGGTAAACTGACCATGAATGATCTTGAAACCCTTGTCGGACTCAGTAGGTTCCGGGAAAATCCGGTGGACTTGCTGACCTTGAGTGCCTGCGAAACCGCTGCAGGGGATGACCGGGCCGCCCTCGGGCTGGCGGGTGTGGCGGTCAAGGCAGGTGCTTGTAGCGCACTTGCCTCTTTGTGGTTTGTCGGGGACGAGGTAGCGGCGCTCCTTATTCCTGAGTTCTACCGGCAACTGAAAGCACCCGGGGTGTCGAAGGCCGAGGCATTGCGGCAGGCACAGCTAAAGATGCTGACCCATGGTGTCCTTTCGGTGAGCCTGCGTGAAATTTATTCACGGGTATGTTACCAATGGTTCTCAATACAGCATGAGGTTCAGCATGAATGCTGTGAACCATAA